A window of Methanobrevibacter ruminantium genomic DNA:
ACAATTTTGCTCCAATAATGCAATTGCATCTTCATTCTTATCAAAGGCATAAACCTTTCCTTCATATGCAGAAAATGCCATTTCAATTGTTACAGAACCTGTTCCACAGCCAATATCATATGCTATGTCAGTTGGAGACAATGATAATTTTGATAAGCATACAGCCCGAACTTCTGACTTTGTCATTGGGACTTTTCCTCTAATGAATTCCTCATCCGGAATTCCTGTTCTGATTCTTGAGTCAAAATCAGGGTTTTCTATAATCAAAACAGTTAGAGAACTGAATTCCATTCCATCTAAATCAGATATTTTGGATTCTTGAATAGACTCATCATCTGAGCCTAAGTTCTCACCAATCCAAACCTTCAAATCACTGAATCCATACTTAACCAATTCTTTCTGCAACTCAGGAATATTTTTACCGGTTAAAGCAAAAGTGTACCTATTTCTGCGAACTGATGAAACAATATTGGTATCAATCCCATGACAGCTTATTAAATTTGCATCTTTCCAAGGAAGACTGCATTTTGCAAAAAAGTATGATACAGAGGATATTCCAGAAACTAAATTAGGACCATAATCATTTAAGACATCCACTAATTTCTCAGCTGCACTATAAAATCCAACATCTCCAGAAACTAGGATAGCTATTTTTTCTGCATCTGTCTTTTCCATTATTTCGAGTATGTCATTAGATAAATAAGCATTATAACTAAGTTTATTCATATGAGAAAACTCATTGATTAATCTTTTAGCCCCTATTAAAATATCCGCTTCAATAATCAACTCTAAAGCTTCAGCAGTGAGTGTCTTTTCACTCATCCCCATTCCAATAATATTGATTTCCTTCATAAGCATTTACTCCTAATGGTGTCTTTAGCTTCTTCTACACTTATTCCTTCTTCTTTAACCAATCGGGATAATACAACAACTTCCATCCCACATTCCTTTGCAGCATCTGTCTTTTCTAAAAAACCTCCAACATTACCAGAATCCTTAGTCACAAGTATGTCTGCACCAATTTCCTTGAATTGAGCCATATTGAATTCCTTAGAAAAAGGACCTTGCATGCCACAAAGGTTTTTCATAGGATAACCTAAATCAAGGCATTGCTTCATTCCTTCAGGTGAAGGCAACATTCTTAAATAAACTCTTTCCTGGAAGTTTTCCACATCTGTTAATGCGAGAGCCTCTTTTGCTCCCATTGAAGAAAAGATCAATCCTTCAGTAGTGTTTAGATAATCAATTAATTCTTCCATACTGGATACTTCAGTAGCATCCTCAATCTCAATTGATTCTCTTAAGACTCTAATGTATTCAATGCCCTGTTCCTCACAAATTTCCTTAATGTGTTTGCTGATTTCTGTTGCATAAGGATGTGTAGCATCAAAAACAAATTTGGTCTTCTCTTCTTCAAATAGTTTTCTCATAGGACCAGGTTTTAATCTTTTAGGCTGAACAATGACAGGAGGCTCATATTCCAATACTTTCTCTCCGTATTCTGTAGCAACACAAACTATAGCAGGAATCTTATTTTGAGATAAGAATTCAGTTAATAAACGTCCTTCAGTAGTTCCTCCAAATAAAACAATTTTGTGCATATCCACACCTCTAATTAAGAGAACTTATTAATTAATATAATAATTATTATACCATTTATAGTTATACACCTTTATAGCCTCTAGGTGTTACCATTTTATCATCAATGACTTTTGTATTGGCATTTCCAATGAAAACAGTGGTAAACATATCCACTTCAGTGTCCTTAAGCTCCAAAAGGTTAGTGATATGATATTCTTCACCATCTCTTCCGATGTTTCTAACATATCCACAAATAGTGTCTTTACCTTTGAATTTCAATAATATTTCACATGCCTTTTTCAAGTAATCCTTTCTTTTATGACTTGAAGGATTATAAAGACAAATACAGAAATCCCCTTCACCAGCTAATGCCAATCGTTTTTCAATCAATTCCCAAGGAGTTAATAAATCTGATAAGCTGATTACAGCAAAGTCATGACCTATTGGAGCTCCTAAAACTGCAGATCCACTTAAAACAGCACTTATGCCTGGAACAATATCGACTTCTACATCAGGATAGTCAACTGAGAGTTCATAAACCAATCCTGCCATACCATATACACCAGCATCTCCACTGCAGACTACAGACACTGCATTTCCTTCTGCAGCTTTTTCCAATGCCATCTTACAGCGATCCACCTCTTTTCTCATTCCAGTGTACAAATACTCTTTTTCAGGCAAATACTCTTCTACAAGTTCCACATACTTTTTATAACCTACAATTAAATCTGAATCTTCAAGAGTCTCTTTAGCAGCAATGCTAAGGTATATCTCATTTCCAGGACCAATACCTACTACAGATACACATTTCATAAATTCTTTCCTCCAATAGACACCTTATTATTTTAAATTTTTTCCTAATTTACTTAATGAATAGATAATTATTATAATTTATTTCTCCCAAGAGATATTTGGGTCATTTATTGCTAAAGCAACAGTCACACCTGCACCGTCACAAGTGTCCTTTCTTCTAATCAATTTCCCATTGCTTTCCATAATTGCAGAACGTTCACATACATTATCCACTTCTACAACACTTTTAACAAAATCGGACTTTGTAAAGTCCCCTTCAAGACTGTTAAGTTCATCTGCACTATAAGTATTAAAGGGCAAATCATATTTTTTAGCAAATTCTAAGATTCCTTTTTCATTAGCCTTTTTATCAATGCTTGCTATAGCTTTTAAAGCTAAAATATGATAATTTTCGCTTTTCAAGATATTTAAAATGGAGCTTTCTATCGCTCCAAAGCTTATTTCTTTTCTACATCCTATACCAACTGTAATGATTTGTGGGACTAATAATAATGTATCATTCCTACTTTCATTTTCTAGAATTTTATGAGTGATTATAACATCATACCCATCATAAATATCCTCATTAAAATCTTCTAAATCATTAAAATAAACATTTTTAGGCAGATTTCCATGAATCGCATAATCCGATTTGATATGTACGGATTCTCCCTTTAGTAATTTAGATGAAACCAATTTGATGCATTCTGGATTTAATATTCGCAATCCTTGACTTTTTGCCCAAGTGTCCACTGCGAATACATTATTGATATCAGTAGCAGTTGTGATTACTGGAATTGCATTTAATATTTCAGATATCTTTAACGCCAATTCATTAGCCCCTCCAATGTGTCCAGAAAGAATTGGTATAGAAAACTGTCCTAATTCATCCACAACAACAACTGCAGGATCTTTTGTTTTGGTTTTAATGTAGGGAGCAATTGCCCTCAATGCTATTCCTATTGCCCCTATAAAGATAAGAGCATCAGTATTTGAAAAATGTTCCTCTGTCCAAGTTGACAAAGCACCTTTTCCACAACGAGTAAAATCCACATCATTAGCTTCAGATAATGAATTAGATAATTTATAGGCAATTTCCATACCATTATCTGTAAATGCAATAATTGATACTTTCATTCTTAACCTCACAAATTCAAGCATAGTTGCTTGAAAATACATCAAATTTATTTCTTAGCTTGTCTGAACTCAGTTGAAAAATCATCCGCATAAAGACGTGACAAGGAATATTCACTATCTAAAACATCCCCGACAATTATTAAAGCTGTTTTTGTAATGTTGTTTTCCTTTGCAGTTTCATATAATGTTCCAACGGTACATCTCATAACCTTTTCATCTGGCCAGGTTGCCTTATAAACTATTGCTGCAGGAGTGTCTTCAGTGTATTTTCCTTTTACAAGCTCTTTAGATAAATCCTTAAGGAGTCCTGTGCTTAAGAAAATAACCATAGTTGCCCCATGTTCAGCAAATGATGCAATGCTTTCCTTTTCAGGAACTGGAGTTCTTCCAGCCATACGAGTGATAATTACGCTTTGGCTTACATCTGGCAAGGTATATTCCGCTTTCAATGCAGCTGCTGCACCACAGAAACTTGAAACACCAGGACATACATCATATGAAATTCCTTCTTCATCCAAGCGGTCCATCTGTTCACGAATTGCACCATAAATACTTGAATCTCCTGTGTGTAAACGGACAGTCATCTTATTTTCCTTCTCAGCTTCAAACATCTTTTCCAAGACTTCATCTAAAGTCATTTTAGCACTGTCATAAATTTCACATGAATCCTTAGCATAATTTAATAAATCAGGATTGACTAATGAACCTGCATATATTATTACATCCGCTTCTTTTAGGAGTTCTGATCCTCTTATAGTTATTAAATCAACAGCTCCACTTCCTGCTCCAACAAAATGAATCATTATTAATTCCTCCATAATATAAAATAATAATCAAAATAACATAAATTTACATAATACTTTTTTCAATTTTTCCATAATTCTTTAAGATCATCTGCATTTTCACTTTCAAATAAAACTCCAGAATACTCTCCAGTATTGGCAAAGCATATGAATCCTATATTGATGTCATCTGGAACTCTTCTATCAACGTTATGCTGTATTCTATCATTTAAGACTTCCATAGTTTTTTCCAATAAGTCATTTTCATACAGGATATCCAATACAGCATTTGTAGTTACACATTTTTGAATCTCATTCAAGATTTCAATATTGGCACCGGCCTCCAATGCACAAGACAATAGTGTTTCTATCCTCCCATCACCATTATGAGAATGGGTATTGAACATTCCAATACCTAATTTTACTAATTTACCTATATGCCCTACTATGAGGATATTTTTAAAACCGAATTCAACAGAGCTATCCAAAGCTACATCAATGAAATTACTGCACATTATTCCAGGTTTTGGAGATAAGTTCAAATCCTCTTCAGTGAATTTTTTACCAAAATTGCCTAAAAATATTAGAATTGACTCATTGCTTTCTGCAGCAATTACACTTATCTCAACTTTAATTGAATCAGCTAATGCTTTGGCGCTCATTGGTTCAACAATACCTGTTGTACCCAATATTGAGATACCTCCAACTATGCCTAATTCAGGGTTGAAAGTTTTCTTTGCTATTTCTTCACCCTTCGGTACAGAAATTAAAACATGAAAGCCACCCTTATAATTATATTGCAACGCCAATTCATTTAATGAATCCTTTATCATTTTTCGAGGAACAGAGTTAATAGCAGACATACCAACTGGTTGATCTAGCCCCCCTTTAGTTACTTTTCCAACTCCTTTTCCACCTTCAATAATAATTTCTGAAGAATCTGGCAATAACGTCACTTTGGAAGATACCAATATTCCATTAGTAATGTCAGGGTCATCACCACTATCCTTTTCAATAGAACAGCTTGCAACATTTTCATTAAACTGAGGGTTTAAAACATCAATTATGAGATCAGTTTGATTAGGTGTTGTGATTGCTACAGAATCCATTGATTCCTGTTTAAAGAGCATTGCTACTGCTGCCTTAGAAGCTGCCGCCGCACATGTTCCTGTTGTATAGCCACAACGCAATAATTTTTGATTAACCAAACGTTTTTCTGCCATAATACATCTCCAAAAAACTAATGAGTGAATTACTTTACAACTACAATAGTGAAATATCCCATATTTTCATCAAATTCATCTAAAGAGTTATAGATTTTCTCATTTTCCAAACCACAGTTTTCTACTGCATATACATTATCCTCAAGATTCAATTCATGCAATGTTTCAATTAATTTAGGCATGGATCTGCCTATCTTCATTAAAACCTTTGAACCAGGCATTTGTAAAGCTTCTTTTAAGTCAATGCCAGTTGCAGGAATAATATGTAAAGGTTCATTCATTGTAGTTAATCCAATTCTTAATTTAGAAGCAGAAGCACAAAAGCTTGTAACTCCTGGAATAACCGCTACATTATAATCTTTATCCAATAATTGATCCATTGTATAAGCAAATGTTGAAAAGATGGTTACATCACCTAAATTTAGCATTGCAACATCTTCACCTTGGTCTAGAATATTTGCTATGGAATCTGCAGCTTCCTTATGACTTTTAGCTAAAATGTCCTTATCCTTAGTCATTGGAAACTCTAACAGCATTATCTCCTTTTTGGATAAATCTGTTGCTTGAGATACAATAGATAATGCTAATGAATCACCAGTACCAGTATGTGGTGTTGCTATATATTTACACTCAGATATGATATTCATTGCTTTTACAGTAATTAACTCAGGGTCACCTGGCCCGATACTTACTCCATATAATGTTCCCTTTTCCATTTTAAAACCTTTATTATCTGTTAAAAAAATAATTATTTTAATAATAATTTTAAATTAAAATTAATTTAATATCAATAAACTATATTCATTGAAATAACCCTATAAAAAAAGTTAAAAAATATAATGACTTTAATTAATTTAATACTGTAATTTAAAAATATGTTATTGAAAATATATAAATATACTCTCAATTATAGTTTAATAAATTAAAAAAATATTTGAAGAACAAATAAAAAATTAATAAAAATATAACAAAAATAGTTCGCAAAGAATAAAACTAATTATTCTTGAATAAAAAAAGGCTGGCAGCTAAATGAAATTCCCATAGACCGAAACCCATAGTACACAAACAAAACGCGAAAAGACTTAACTTCTGGGATCGAAACGAGACCAGGTGTAACCCCATCGCTATGACCGCCAAACCTATATGATAATGATAGAATCAAGACATAATTTGACTCATAAAATAAATGATCTTAAATAAACGTACATTTTCACCCAAACTGAATACACCAAACCGAATCCTAACTGCCCATTACGAACACTAGGAATCTCAAACATAACATAAATTTTCTAGAATACATAAAATAATAAAGAAAATAAAGCAAGCGAACAATTGGAAGCAGCGGACTAAACAACTCGGAAAAAAAACCTCGAAGCTCACATCCCTACCCCATCAAACGAGTCTTCTACTCGCGTCCTAAGCAATCTATTTTCAGGGGACACCTCAGGCTTAGATGCTTTCAGCCTTTATCGTCCAGTGCGTAGCTGCCCAGCAATGCCTTATCAGACAACTGGTAAACCAGAGGCACCGACAACTCGTTCCTCTCGTACTGGAGCCACCTTCCCCTCAGACCACTAACACATCCATTAGATAGTAACCAACCTGTCTCACGACGGTCTAAACCCAGCTCACGTTCCCCTTTAATGGGCGAACAACCCCACCCTTGGGTGCTGCTGCACACCCAGGATGGAAAGAACCGACATCGAAGTAGCAAGCCGCAGGGTCGATATGGGCTCTTGCCTGCGACCACCCAGTTATCCCCGAGGTAGTTTTTCTGTCATCTCAACCCCCCATCAACGAGGAGTTTGAGGTTCGCTAGGCCCGGCTTTCGCCTCTGAATTTCTTACTGATCAAAATACAGTCAGGCCAACTATTTGCCCTTACACTCTACGGTGGATCTCTGTCCCACCTGAGTTGACCTTAGGGCGGGCTTGATACACTTTCAAGCCCGTGCCGCCCCAGCCGAACTGCCCATCTACCGATGTCCACACAAAACGTATGTTAGAGACACAGTTACCAGAAGGTGGTGTCTCAAGGACGAATCAACGTATCCTGGCGAACACGCATCGAATTCTCCCACCTACACTGCATACCAACAACCAAGCCTCAACAGCAGACTGCAGTAAAACTCTACGGGGTCTTCACTTCCCAATGGAAGTCTCTGGCTTGTTCACCAGAACAGCAGGTTCACTAAGATCTAGCTAGGGACAGTGGGGACCTCGTTCTACCATTCATGCAGGTCGGTACTTATCCGACAAGGCATTTCGCTACCTTAAGAGGGTTATAGTTACCCCCGCCGTTTACTGGCGCTTCACTCCGTTGAACCGGAGCTTCACGTGCCAGCACTGGGCAGGTGTCGCCCTCTGTACACACCTTTTCAGGCTAGCAGAGAGC
This region includes:
- the cbiE gene encoding precorrin-6y C5,15-methyltransferase (decarboxylating) subunit CbiE, yielding MKEINIIGMGMSEKTLTAEALELIIEADILIGAKRLINEFSHMNKLSYNAYLSNDILEIMEKTDAEKIAILVSGDVGFYSAAEKLVDVLNDYGPNLVSGISSVSYFFAKCSLPWKDANLISCHGIDTNIVSSVRRNRYTFALTGKNIPELQKELVKYGFSDLKVWIGENLGSDDESIQESKISDLDGMEFSSLTVLIIENPDFDSRIRTGIPDEEFIRGKVPMTKSEVRAVCLSKLSLSPTDIAYDIGCGTGSVTIEMAFSAYEGKVYAFDKNEDAIALLEQNCQKFHLDNVDGICGLAPECLKDLPVPDVAFIGGSSGNMDEIVSYLHGINDKMRFVITAVTLENAMAGLDSLKNVGISGDIVQVAVSKGKQIGDLHMLMAQNPIFIISGSGARE
- the cobK gene encoding precorrin-6A reductase, which translates into the protein MHKIVLFGGTTEGRLLTEFLSQNKIPAIVCVATEYGEKVLEYEPPVIVQPKRLKPGPMRKLFEEEKTKFVFDATHPYATEISKHIKEICEEQGIEYIRVLRESIEIEDATEVSSMEELIDYLNTTEGLIFSSMGAKEALALTDVENFQERVYLRMLPSPEGMKQCLDLGYPMKNLCGMQGPFSKEFNMAQFKEIGADILVTKDSGNVGGFLEKTDAAKECGMEVVVLSRLVKEEGISVEEAKDTIRSKCL
- the cobJ gene encoding precorrin-3B C(17)-methyltransferase produces the protein MKCVSVVGIGPGNEIYLSIAAKETLEDSDLIVGYKKYVELVEEYLPEKEYLYTGMRKEVDRCKMALEKAAEGNAVSVVCSGDAGVYGMAGLVYELSVDYPDVEVDIVPGISAVLSGSAVLGAPIGHDFAVISLSDLLTPWELIEKRLALAGEGDFCICLYNPSSHKRKDYLKKACEILLKFKGKDTICGYVRNIGRDGEEYHITNLLELKDTEVDMFTTVFIGNANTKVIDDKMVTPRGYKGV
- a CDS encoding cobalt-precorrin 5A hydrolase is translated as MKVSIIAFTDNGMEIAYKLSNSLSEANDVDFTRCGKGALSTWTEEHFSNTDALIFIGAIGIALRAIAPYIKTKTKDPAVVVVDELGQFSIPILSGHIGGANELALKISEILNAIPVITTATDINNVFAVDTWAKSQGLRILNPECIKLVSSKLLKGESVHIKSDYAIHGNLPKNVYFNDLEDFNEDIYDGYDVIITHKILENESRNDTLLLVPQIITVGIGCRKEISFGAIESSILNILKSENYHILALKAIASIDKKANEKGILEFAKKYDLPFNTYSADELNSLEGDFTKSDFVKSVVEVDNVCERSAIMESNGKLIRRKDTCDGAGVTVALAINDPNISWEK
- the cobM gene encoding precorrin-4 C(11)-methyltransferase, translated to MIHFVGAGSGAVDLITIRGSELLKEADVIIYAGSLVNPDLLNYAKDSCEIYDSAKMTLDEVLEKMFEAEKENKMTVRLHTGDSSIYGAIREQMDRLDEEGISYDVCPGVSSFCGAAAALKAEYTLPDVSQSVIITRMAGRTPVPEKESIASFAEHGATMVIFLSTGLLKDLSKELVKGKYTEDTPAAIVYKATWPDEKVMRCTVGTLYETAKENNITKTALIIVGDVLDSEYSLSRLYADDFSTEFRQAKK
- the cbiD gene encoding cobalt-precorrin-5B (C(1))-methyltransferase CbiD — encoded protein: MAEKRLVNQKLLRCGYTTGTCAAAASKAAVAMLFKQESMDSVAITTPNQTDLIIDVLNPQFNENVASCSIEKDSGDDPDITNGILVSSKVTLLPDSSEIIIEGGKGVGKVTKGGLDQPVGMSAINSVPRKMIKDSLNELALQYNYKGGFHVLISVPKGEEIAKKTFNPELGIVGGISILGTTGIVEPMSAKALADSIKVEISVIAAESNESILIFLGNFGKKFTEEDLNLSPKPGIMCSNFIDVALDSSVEFGFKNILIVGHIGKLVKLGIGMFNTHSHNGDGRIETLLSCALEAGANIEILNEIQKCVTTNAVLDILYENDLLEKTMEVLNDRIQHNVDRRVPDDINIGFICFANTGEYSGVLFESENADDLKELWKN
- the cobI gene encoding precorrin-2 C(20)-methyltransferase gives rise to the protein MEKGTLYGVSIGPGDPELITVKAMNIISECKYIATPHTGTGDSLALSIVSQATDLSKKEIMLLEFPMTKDKDILAKSHKEAADSIANILDQGEDVAMLNLGDVTIFSTFAYTMDQLLDKDYNVAVIPGVTSFCASASKLRIGLTTMNEPLHIIPATGIDLKEALQMPGSKVLMKIGRSMPKLIETLHELNLEDNVYAVENCGLENEKIYNSLDEFDENMGYFTIVVVK